The nucleotide window CCCGATCAGAGCGCATCTGATTTTTTTCATGATTCATCTTCCTCGGCGAGGGAGGCTAAACGAGCCTGATCGGACGCGCGACCGGCGCGCCCTCCCACATAAAACTCATCTTTTTTGTGTTCGGTTACCAGAATCCTGACGGTATCTTTGCTAACACCAAAACCTTCGGCGGCCGCTTCAGTAATCGCTGCCGCTGCACGCGCTTTAATCTCCGAGCTGCGCCCTTCCAAAATATGAACTTCTATAATTGGCATAAATATTCCTCACTCACCAAACCGAATAGAGATGGAGCCCAGCTCCTGAAACCGGGCGATCACATGATCCCCGGGAGACACAGCAACGGCTGCAGTGATCCCGCCACTCATGACAAAGCTACCAGCCGGCAGCTCCTCGCCCATCTCAGCAAGAATATTGACCAGCATTGCCACCGCTTCTGCCGGATGGTCCATCACTGCAGCTGCTGCACCCATCTCAACAATCTCACCATTTTTTTCCAGTACCGCACCGATGGTTGGCAGATCCAGTTCGTCCACATATCGGGGACGCCCGCCCCCCACAAAACGCGCCGAAGACCCGTTGTCTGCAACCACACTTTCCAGATCAAATTTAAACCCTGAAAAGCGCGAATCAATCACCTCTATGGCAGGCAGAACATAGTCCGTAGCCTGCAGCACATCGGCGGCTGTACAGTTTGGACCGGCAAGACGTTCGCGGGTGACAAAGGCGATCTCACACTCCACCCGCGGATGCACCAGATCAGCTGTGGAGATTACGGAATTTTCCGGCCGTGACATCCGGTCTGTCAGAAAGCCAATCGATGGCTGATCCACCCCCATCTGCTTCATCTTCGCCCGGGAGGTTAAACCAGCTTTCCAACCGATCAGTTTATGGCCCTGCTCAATAAAACGTTTACGCAGCTCAGTCTGAATCGCATAACCATCAGCCATGCTCATCTCCGGATATTCATCCGTCAGTTTAGGGATGGCATAAGCCCGGGTCTGAGCACCTTCGACCCGTTCACACAGGCGTACTACCGTTTCTCTGTTAAGGCTTGCTTTCATACTGCGCTCCTCCCTGAAAATTTAACCTTGCAGCGGCCAAGCCCTCCCACGTTGCACTCAAGTTCGTCACCGTGTTGCACCGCCACCAGCTCAGACTGGGAGCCCGACAAAATCACTTCACCGGCCTTAAAGGGGATGCCCAGCTCGCCCAGCGTATTCGCCAGCCAGGCGACGGCATTGACAGGCGAACCCTGAACGGCGGCGCCAACACTGGTTGAGTTAAGTTCGCCATTTTTATGCAGCACCATACCGGCCAGGGTCAGATCCAGTTTGCGCGGATCGCCTTTCACATCACCCAGCACGTAAACACCGCAGGAAGCATTATCCGCAACGGTATCCTCAATCTTGATTTTCCAATCAGTAATACGGGAATCGACAATCTCAAAGCAGGGCATCACATAGTCGGTCGCCCGGATAACATCCATCGCGGTAATACCGGGGCCATTCAGGTCTTGTTTCAGAACAAAGGCCAGCTCTGCCTCAGCTTTCGGCTGAATCAAACCGTCCAGATCGATGACGTTATCGCCACTGATCAGCATATCTGAGGTGAGAATGCCGAAATCAGGCTGATACACCCCCAGAAACTGCTGTACCGGTTTACTGGTGACACCGATCTTTTTACCGACAACCGTTTCCCCGGCCTCCAGCCGACGGGCGATGAATCGTTGTTGTATCTGATAGGCCTGTTCCAGCGTGATATCCAGATCCCGCTCAGTAAACGGCTTGATGGTGCTGCGTGACCGAAACGCGGCATACAGCTCATCGCCCAACTGGTTAATTATTTCCTGATCCATAACCACCTCACAGTTTGATACAAACATTGCGCATCTCGGTATAAAACTCGAGAGAGTGGACACCGCCTTCACGGCCAATACCGGACTGTTTGGCACCACCGAATGCCGTTCTCAGATCCCGCAGGAACCAGCTATTAATCCAGGTCACCCCGACATCAACCGCGGCGGCCATCCGATGTGCGCGGGTCAGATCATTGGTCCAGATCGTAGTAGAAAGTCCGTAATCATTGGCATTGGCATAGCCAATCACTTCTGACTCGGTATCAAACGGGCAGATATGGCAGCAGGGGCCAAAGATCTCTTCGCGAATAACGGTGGCGGTTTCCGGCAACCCGGTCCAGATAGTGGGTTGTACCCAGTTACCTTCAGCCAGCTCGCCAGCCATTTCGGGGATACCACCACCGGTGACCACAGTCGCCCCCTCCTCTACCGCTTTGCGATAATAAGAGAGCACTTTATCCTGATGTTCCCGGCTGATCAGCGGGCCATAGTTGGACCCATGATTTTCAGGGCGACCATATTTCACCGCTTCCGCTTTCTGTTTTAATGCGCTGACAAAACGCTCAAAGAGGGGTCGCTCAACATAAACCTTCTCGGTGCCCAGGCATACCTGCCCGGTATTCAGAAAAGCGGAACGAAAGATGCCATCGACTGCGGCATCAAAATCTGCATCAGCAAACACGATACCCGCATTCTTACCGCCCATTTCAAAGGACACATCACGACACCCTTCGGCCGCCGCTTTCATAATGGCAGTGCCGGTTCGGGTTTCACCGGTAAAGGTGATCGCATCCACTGACTGGTTCTGCGTCAGAAACTCACCGGCCGAGTCGGGGCCGAAACCATGCACCACGTTAAACACACCTTTAGGAATGCCAACGCTGTTCATTACTTCACCCAGCAGGGTGGTGGTCAGCGGTGTTTCTTCGGAAGGTTTAACCACCACGGTGTTGCCACAGGCCAGCGCTGGCCCCACTTTCCAGGTCATTAACAGAAAGGGCGCATTCCAGGGGGAGATAACACCAATAACACCTTTCGGCACCCGCAGCCCGTAGTTCAGGGCGCCACGACCATCGGGAGTCGCCATCTGATAGCTTTCAGTAGGCACATTCTTAATAATGTCGGCAAACACTTTGAAATTGGCAGCACCCCGGGGAATAAACGCATGGGTCATCACATGATGGGGCTGACCGGTATCGGCCATCTCGGCCGCGACAAAATCATCAAACCGGCGGGTAATTTCATCGGCTACGCCGTAGAGAAGATCAACCCGCTGATCAACAGTAAGTTGACCCCATTCGCCCTGCATTGCCGCTTTTGCAGCAGCGACAGCCCGATCAACATCGACCCGGCCTGCCTCAGAGATACTGGCAATGATGCTGTTATCCACAGGTGAGCGCTTGTCAAACCGGCGCCCCGATTCAGCCTCAACAAACTCACCATTTATAAAATTATTAACTTGATGCATTGCTGCTCACCTTTGTTTGATTACTGCTGGCATCGTTCTATTCCATCCAGTTTATGCAGCCACTTAGATACCGTCTAATACTGTTTTTATCTACCCGCAATACCTATTAGGTATGATAATTAACCTTAAAAGCCTTCCGAAAGGTGCAGTCAGCAACCTGTAAAAATTTAAAGAAAGATTCAAAAGGTTAAAGACTGCATAGCGATGGTTCGCTATGCAGTTAAGTTGATCATCAGGTGACGATGGTCAGAAATGACTCGTGTAGTTTTCGTTGCGGATAATCCAGCCCCTGTGGGAAATGATCCCAGTCCCAGGTGATGGTTTCATAATCAGGATAGGGTTGATAACCCCCCATAAAAGTTTCAAAGCGGTTACCGGAAGGGTCCCAGGCATAGATAGTACAACCACGGGTAATGCCGTGACGGGTCGGGCCAATATCAACCGACACCTCATTCATCGACATAATATCTCCGGCCCGCAGCACCTTCTCCCAGCTTTCCATCAGGAAAGAACAGTGATGCAACTTGCCTGGTTCAGGATGTTCAACAAAGGCAATATCATGAACTTTGTGGGAACAGGATAACCATAATGCCGCTTCAAACTCGCCGTCTTCAGCCAGTACCCGCTCCACCAGAAAGAATCCCAACACCTCTTCAAAAATCTTTTTATTGGCGGCCACATTCGGTCCGTACAGCAGCATATGATCCAGTCGAACCGGCGCAATACCATGTTCACTGGCAGCATTCCACGGACCCGGGTTAGCATTGGTCAGCCCGTTACCAACAGCGCTCTTCTCTGCATACAGCTCCATAATATGGCCTGTTGGCAGAGTGAAGCGTACCCGTTCACCCGTTGCTAACATATCACCCGCTGGCATACGGCTGGTTTCAATACCGTATTCATTCAGATCCGCTTCGAGCTTATCCAGCGTTTCGACATTGAGCACTTTAAAGCCGAAGAAATCGATACCCGCTTCTTCAGCCTGTCGGATGATGTAGCTGTTATGATCACGTTCATCCCAACACTTAAAATAAACGCGTCCCTTATCATCACGACCAGTCTCGACCAAACCCAGTACATCACGATAAAAACGCACACTCTCTTCCAGATCAAATACACGAATCTGCACATGTCCCGGTCTTAATACACCCGTCATTGCCATAACAAAAGCTCCCGTTTTTTATCTTATTTTTATAAAGCATGACACATCAATGCATCAATGTTGCTAAATACTGTTGGGTAATGTTTTTCCGTACTTCCCAGTGTATGCGGGCCACTAAATACCGTCTAATACCGTTTAATGCATTGATAGATACCTTTTAAGTATCGAATAATTCAGACCTGAGCGACCCGCAAAAAAGCATCTGTTTATTTCAATCAGATCAGTTTGAGCAACGCCCATCGGCTGCGGTGACAAAGCGCTCCATATGAATGCCCCCTTCAAAACGCTGGCCCTGCATCACAGTTTTGATAGCCGCATCATTTTAACGAGGAGGATATTTTTTCTGAATGATCCAGGCAGATCCTCTTTGCGTAAACCTGCAGAAAAGGAGCCTCTTATGCAGATCTCTGAATTCAAATCCTATGCTCAATCGAAACTGATAACCGCTGTAAAATTTATCGAATCAGGTTGTAGTCCGATAGTGATAGAGCTTTCATATATCAAAGATAAAGCGATGCACCGCGCGCTCCTGACCCGGGGCACCGAAGTTGTCACCTGTAAATGTCTGGAACAGGCATACTGCATCTGTAGAGATGCCGGTATTCACAGGGCTGAACTGGTACAAATTATGACCCACGACGAAGCGTGTGCCGGAGAGACTCTTTCCGGACAGCATAATCCGATGATAGTGCGTTTCTGAGATGACTAAAAAAATTGCCATTGTTGGCGCAGGCTTCGCCGGTGCGGTGCTGGCTGACCGTCTGAGCGCCTTTGCTGAGATCACTGTGTTTGAAAAAAGCAGAGGCTCAGGTGGCAGAATCTCATCCTGCAGACTGGCTGATTATTCAGCAGACCTGGGAGCCCCCTGGTTTCGCCCATCTACCGACGCGTTCCGTATGTGGCTAGAACAGCAGCCGGAAATAAGCCGCTGGCAGCCGCAGGTATCTGACTTTAATCATCAGCAGGTTGTATCTGAACGCCTCTATGTCACTGAGCCAAAGCAAAGCGCTCTGACCCGCCGTCTCTCCAGTAAAGCAAAACTTATCACGCAGTGTCGGGTTGAATCAGTGATACCCTGGCAAACTGAGCAAACGACCCGGATCGTTTTACGCGATGACCGGTCCAGAGGGCTTGGTTTTTTTGACACTGTCATAATCACAGCTCCGGCGGTGCAGGCAAGGGTGTTGCTTGAAGCGATACCTGGATTAGCAAGCAACGCTGAAAGCGTTAGTAGTGATCCCTGCTGGGTTTGCGTGGTAAGGATAAAAGCTCAGCTGGGCAGCACGGATATATTTTACGGTGACCATCCCATCCTCTTGCGTTGCTGCAAAGACAGCGCAAAACCTGGAAGACTAATTGAAGATAACAGTGAAGTCTGGGTACTGGAAGCCACTCAACAATGGAGCGCTGATCATACAGATGTCGATTCGACCGCTGTATCCGACGTTCTGTACGCAGCATTCTGTGAGCTTATGCAACAGACCCCCGAAATAGTCTCCAGCCGGACACATCGCTGGTTACTGGCCCGACACAGTTCGGTAAATCCCATCCCTTTTCTCTGGAGTTCAGAAACAGGCATTGGTGCATGTGGCGACTGGCTCAACGATACGGGCTTAAAGCAGGAAAACGCTTTAGAAGCCAGCTGGCTGAGTGCCAATGCACTCGCCGATACCATACTTCAGGAGAGCCGATAATAGCCCAGAGGAAACAACCTTATTTCAACAACGGGCCCAGCGAGGATAGCGGTAACGTATCAAGGGACATAGCACGATACCGTTTCAACAACAGCTTCTTATTATTTAACTCCGGTTTCAGTGACACACGTTCAACCAGATTCAGATAACGATCAACCATTTTTAACCGGCCTTCACGACGCTCTTTATCATCACGGGCAGTTTCCAGAAACAATTGAGCCAGATTCAGAACCGCAGAGTGATTATTAAAATCGAAATCGACCGCGGCACCGAAAGACTTAATCGCCAGACCGATTTTGCCTGACAGATAATGCTTAATACCCAGGCGGTTAGCCTTATCACTCATATCAGGGTTAAGCTGCTTAGTTTTTGCCTCACTCGCTTTACTGTCAGGTACCTGCTGAGATTTTTCCAGTACAGGCAGCGCTTCACCGGACATCACTAACAGCTCACGATCAATATCGAGAGGGCTTTCAAGCTCCCGGTTCACCAGCTTGGCATCGCGAAGAAAACGCTCCTTTTCGCTGTTTTCCCCAAGGTCTTCAGCTAACTGACTACGAATAAGAAACGCCTTAACCTCTGCCGTCCGATCTGAGGAAAAACTTTTCCGGGCACTGACAAGCAACCCATCAATCTCATGCTCTATCTGCTCACGAGTCACTTTGTCACTGGTTTTCACCTCCATCCGGCGGAGGTTCGCAAGCTTAAGATAGGGTTCGGCTGAGTGATAACAACTGTGCTTTCCAAGCGAAATTGAACGTCTATACGCCCCCTTTGCCAGATCCAGCTCCCGGGTCTGGACGGCAACCCGTCCCAGCTCCATCTGTCGGGGGATCCCCAGAGGGGCGCGTGTAGTGGCTTCCTTCAGTGTTTCCCGGGCCTGAATAAGATCTCCCATCTGCTCATGAACTTCTGCCAACAGATCATATGCGGCGATCAACAGAGGGTTATCCGTAATCAGCTCCTGCAGCAACTGCTCCGCGGCCGCAAGATCATCCAGGCCAACGTAGGCGCGACAAAGATAGAGCCCGGCTTCCTTGTCCCGCGATTCCCAATAGATCCCGTCCAGTAGTTCACGAGCTCTTTCATATTCACCCAGATCCAGCAGCAAAGTTCCCCTGACTTTCTGCAGGTGATCATATTCAGGATGCTGGCGATCGATAAGTGCCTCACAGATCTGCAACGCCTGACGATGCGCACCTGATTCTATGGCCAGATCTACCGGACGTAAGGCTAACTTACGCCGCATGATATGATCGAGACGATATTTGAGCTCTTCAATAGAGAAGGGTTTTGAGATCAGGTCATCAGGATGACTATCTATGGCATGCAGAATAGTCTCTTGCGATGAATCACTGGTCATACAGATCCAGGCGGCACTGGGCTTTATATAACCACGAAAACGGGCTTCTTCAAGAATCTGGATACCGGTGACGCTATCACTGGCGTTATGCCCCAGCAGGATAACATCAAAATCGTTTTGTGCGATTAGCGGGATAACCTTATCATTAATCGTAATCGCTTTAACGTTAGCGATGCCCAGCTCCCGCAACATGTAATAGATTGTGGCACGCATATTACCACTGCTGTCGATTAACAGGACATGTTTATCCGAATAATCAATCTGAACATCAATGGGGTTGTTGCGCAAAGCGGTCACAGGCCAGCCTTATCCTTAAAACTTAATTCAATCAAGTATAAGAGCCATGCCTCTGCGGAGAAAGGAAAAAACATCACAAAACGGGATCAGTTTTCTTCAGGCAAAAAAAAGCACCGAGTGTAGGGTGAAACGCTCGGCGCTAAATACAGTTCTATGCTGTGAGAACCATAGTATAGCCATTCGACAAAACAGATAATGATCCATGTCAACAGTCTCACTGTTAAGCGACTTACTAAATTATAATTTCCTACAACTTTTGACTAAGCGCTGCCACAGTGATATTCCAGTAGACTTAATATAAATAAAAGAATCAGATCAGCTATGACTACTGCATTTATTACTCATCATGACTGCACCCTGCACAATATGGGTCCGGAACATCCAGAAAGCCCGATCCGACTTCTGGCAATCCAGAAGGTGCTGCAAAAAACAGGACTGATTGAGCATCTGAAGCAGATGGAATCGGTGCATGTAACCCCTGAACAGGTTCAACTGGCGCATGCCAACCTGCATCAGAAGAGACTTGAAATGAAGGTTCCGGAAGAGGGTGTCTTCTACGCCGATGAAGATACAGCTCTCTGTCCTGATTCGCTTCATGCTGCTAGCCTGGCGGCGGGCTCGACGATTCTGGCGACCAATCAGGTGCTAACAGAAAAGGTTGATAATGCCTTTTGTGCTGTTCGCCCACCCGGGCACCACGCCGAGCACAACGCTGCCATGGGTTTCTGCTTTTTTAACAACGTCGCTATAGGCGCTATGCATGCGTTGCAACAACCCAGTGTCAACCGGGTAGCCATCGTTGACTTCGATGTGCATCACTGTAACGGCACCGTCGATATTTTCAAAGATAAACCTGAAGTACTGGTGTGCTCTACTTTCCAGCACCCCTATTACCCGGAACGCTACAGCGACATTCAGCGTGACAACATCATCAACTGCCCGATTGAAGCACACACCCGGGCTACTGTTTTCAGAGAACAGCTGGAAAAACACTGGCTCCCTGCCATCCAGAAACATAAGCCTGATATCCTCTTTATCTCAGCTGGATTTGACGCGCATCATGAGGATCCTATGGCCGATCTTAACCTCACCGAAGAGGACTACCGCTGGGCAACGCAGTTACTGACAGATGCCGCACGCACCACCTGCGGTGGACGTATCGTCTCAGTGCTTGAAGGGGGTTACAATCCGGTAGCCCTGGCGTTTAGCGTACAGGCACATCTGGAAGTACTGGCAGGATATTAATAAAAGCAGAACGTATAAAAGCAGAACGCCACTACGCGACTTGCTAGTGGTTAGACGGAAAACTTCGTTTTCCTTGCTAGAAAAAACTAAAAACCGCCTGATGGCGGTTTTTTTAATCTAACGACTAGCAGCCGCAAAGCGGCGTTCTAGCGAGCGACGTAGTCGCGTCTAACGAGGAAAGCTTACTTTCCGGTCTTGGCTTCAGACACAAAAAAGGCTGCCAATCGGCAGCCTTTTTAAGTGTCGAAGCGCTTAGCTTAGCCTACGAACTTGATCATTACACCGGCAGCAACCGCCGATCCGATTACACCGGCTACGTTGGGTCCCATCGCATGCATCAGCAGGAAGTTCTGGGAATTTGCCTCCAGACCCAGCTTGTTTGATACACGGGCGGCCATTGGTACTGCGGATACACCGGCAGAGCCAATCAGCGGGTTGATGGAGTCACCACCGGCCATTTTATTCATGACCTTCGCCATCAGCACACCACAGGCAGTACCGATACCGAATGCGACAACACCCAGTAACAAGATGCCCAGAGTTTCCAGATCCAGGAACTTGTCCGCTGACAGTTTTGAGCCAACAGACAGACCCAGGAAAATGGTTACGATGTTGATCAGAGCATTCTGAGCAGTATCACTCAGGCGATCCACCACACCACATTCACGCATCAGGTTACCGAAACAGAACATACCCAGCAGTGGTGCCGCATCAGGCAGCAGTAAGGCTACCAACATCAGCAACACGATCGGGAACATGATCTTTTCAGTCTTAGGCACATGACGCAGCTGAACCATCGAGATCTTACGCTCAGCCTCAGTCGTCAGCGCACGCATAATCGGCGGCTGAATCATTGGTACCAGCGCCATATAGGAGTATGCAGCGACCGCAATCGCACCTAATAAGTCCGGAGCCAGCAGAGAAGCTACATAGATCGCTGTCGGACCATCTGCACCACCAATAATACCGATTGCCGCGGCGTCCTGGATTGTGAAATCCATCAATCCCAGAGTGGTCAGACCGACCGCACCCAGTACCGTAGCAAAGATACCAAACTGCGCAGCAGCACCCAGGAACAGAGTCTTAGGGTTAGCCAGCAGAGGACCGAAATCGGTCATAGCACCAACACCCATGAAGATCAGCAGTGGCGCTGCACCAGACGCAATCGCAACGGTATAGAAGTTATACAACATACCGTTGTTAAAGCCATGATCATTGGCGGCATAAACAGCTGCTGTATGAGAAGCTGAATCCGCCACATGATAGGCATGCTTCAAGGCTTCAGGCTCTGTACTGCTGATATCTAATGCAGCAGCCAGCGCCTGGAGCATCTCCGGACCACCCAGATGCAGAGCATTCTCAACGGCTGAGAAAGCAAGACCCGCTTCCGGAATGTTGGCCATAATGCCACCAAAACCGATAGGAACCAGCAACAATGGCTCAAAGTTCTTGCGAATCGCAAGAAACAAAAGCAACAGGCCGACCAGGATCATAACGACCTGACCACCTGTCACATTGTATATCCCTGACGCATGCCAGAGATCTAATAGCTTATCCATTTAGAATCCGCCCTTACACCAGAGTCAGCAGACTGTCACCGACCTGAACAGTGTCGCCTTCTTTAACATCGATGCTGGAAACAGAACCTGCGCGTGCCGCACGAATCTCAGTTTCCATCTTCATCGCTTCCAGAATTACCAGTACATCACCTTCCTGAACAGCCTGACCCGGAGAGACAACAACTTTCCAGATATTACCTGCCAGCGGCGCCGGAACAGATTCAGCAGGACCGGCAGCAGGTGCAGCCGCGGCGGCGGCAGGTGCGGCTGCGGGTGCAGCTGCAGTGATATCACCACCTTCAGAAACCTGAACTACATAGTTCTGACCGTTAACATTGATAGTGTAAGTCTGTGGACCAGTATTCTTAGGTGCAGCCATGGCTAGGGCGTCCTCTAATGTAGGGGCGGGTTCGAATGCGTCTGGATTGCCGCGATTTTCAAGGAATTTAAGACCAATTTGTGGGAACAGCGCGTAAGTAAGAACATCATCAATTTCATTCTCACCGGTCGCCAGGCTCACGCCTTTCTCCGTTGCCAGTGCTTTAAGCTCAGCAACAAGCTTCTCCATTTCAGGCTCAAGCATATCTGCCGGACGACAGGTGAGCGCTTCACCGCCATCCAGAACCCGGGCCTGCAGCTCAGCGTTATAAGGTGCTGGCGCTGCGCCATACTCACCTTTCAGAACACCCTGAACCTCTTTCGAGATCGTTTTATAGCGCTCGCCCATCAACACATTGATGACAGCCTGAGTACCCACTATCTGTGAAGTAGGCGTGACCAGCGGAATAAGGCCCAGATCTTCGCGAACCCGCGGAATCTCAGCCAGCACTTCATCAAACTTATCAGAAGCACCCTGTTCTCGCAGCTGGCTTTCCATGTTGGTCAACATGCCACCCGGAACCTGAGCGACCAGGATACGGGAATCCGTTCCACGCAGGGAACCTTCAAATTTAGCGTATTTTTTGCGTACTTCGCGGAAGTAAGCAGCGATCTCTTCCAGTTGCAGGAGGTCAAGACCGGTATCGCGGTCAGTACCTGCCAGTGCAGCCACAACCGATTCAGTTGCGGTATGTCCATAGGTCATAGACATTGAGGAGATTGCAGTATCAACACGGTCGATACCGGCTTCTACAGCCTTCAGGATCGTCATATCAGACAGGCCTGAGGTGGCGTGGGCATGCAGTTGAACTTCCAGATGTGTCTGAGCTTTCAGACGCGAAACCAGGTCGAACGCATCGTATGGCGTCAGGATACCGGACATATCCTTAATCGCGATGGACTCTGCACCCATATCTTCCAGCGTTTTAGCATACTCAACCCACATATCGATGGTGTGCACAACACTCTTCGTATAAGAGATAGTACCCTGAGCGTGCTTACCGCTGTCCTTCACCGCCTTGATAGCCGTTTCCAGGTTGCGTGGATCATTCATTGCATCGAAGATACGGAAAACGTCAACACCATTGGTTGCAGCACGTTCAACGAACTTACTCACAACATCATCAGCATAGTGACGGTAGCCCAACAGGTTCTGGCCACGCAGCAGCATCTGCTGCTTAGTGTTCGGCATCGCTTTTTTCAGTTCGCGGATACGATCCCATGGATCTTCGCCGATATAACGAATGCATGAGTCAAAAGTTGCTCCGCCCCAGCTTTCCAGGGACCAGAAACCAACTTTATCCAGCTTCTCAGCGATTGGCAGCATGTCGTCAATGCGCATGCGGGTAGCAAACAGCGACTGATGCGCGTCCCGAAGTACTACATCGGTAATGCCAAGAGGTTTTTTATCAGACATGGGTATAGGCCTTTTGTCGATTAATGCTCTTTAAAAATAAATTCTTGGTTTTAGTTGCAAATCAGCCCTTGCGGAACTGATGCACTGCGGCAGTCATCACTGCAACCAGTTCATCACCACCCGAAGCGGTAGGTGCAACTACTGCTGGATTTGGCTTGGCGGGCTGAGGTGGAGCCTCAGGCGCAACCTTTGCAATCAGCTTCGACATGAAGCCTGTAGCAAAAACCAACAGGGTCAGGAAAACGAAAACGAATCCCATACCAAAGACCATCAAATTCAGGCCTTCTGACATTAGATTATCCATCTAACGGGTGCTCCTTCTTTGTACGAAACCCATAAGTCTGCTGCCGGCTTGTGGCCGCAGTTCTCCCTCAGAATGGAAGATCCGGCTGCAACAGAACAGATGAACAGTTAATAAACGGTGCACAATTAAACCTGAATTACGATCTTCAGGCAACTGGTTACAATGCAATTAAAGCATAAAAAGTGCCGTAAACGTCTGTAAATAAACTACAAAAAACAGCTAAAATGCGACATTTACGATCTTAACCAATTGACTCAAATCACCGGCCTCAAGCCTCCGGACGGTACACCTTAACGTTGGTATAACCCTTGTCCTGAAGGTTCTGGGCATGCATCTGACTCATAACCCCCTTGTCGCAATACAACAAGTACTCTTTCGTCTGATCCAGATCCTGAAATTTTGTTTCAAGATCAAAAAACGGTATCGCCAGGACTTCAGCCTTAGGCATATTAAGGGGCTTGCGCTCCTGCTCACGACTGTGGCGGATATCAATAATCATCTGATTCTCAGCGACACGGGTCAATGCCTCAATAGTTGTATGAATATTAATATCCTCAACTATCTTATCGATGGAGATCACCTGAGTGTTTTCCAGCGCCTCTTCGAGAACCGCGTAATCGAAATTGGCTTCCTCTTCTTCGATCCGATCCAGCTTGGCGTTAGTCGTCGGACGATCAGAGATGACACCACAGTACTCAGGTATATTCTTGGCGAAATCGTAGGCCCCGATCTCTTTGGTGATATCGATAATATCCTGCTTATCCATCGTAATAAGAGGACGCACAACTAACTTAGAGGTCACTGAGTCAATAACCTGCAGATTGATCAGCGTCTGACTGGAGACCTGGGCAATACTCTCTCCTGTGACAAATGCAGGAAGCTTCATACGATCAGCGACTTTTTCTGCAGCCCGCATCATCATCCGCTTCAGGATCACGCCCATGTGAGTGTGATGAACGTTCTGCAGAATTTCCCCCACTACCTCATCAAATGGCACTGAGATAAATTTCACCCGGGCAGCGCTGCCATAACGCTGCCACAGATAGAGTGCTATCTGCTTCACACCGATCTCATGCGCCCGCCCACCCAGGTTGAAAAAAAGAAAATGAGTCTTACTACCCCGGCGCATCGTCATATAGCTGGCAACAACCGAATCAAAGCCACCGGAGATAAGCGA belongs to Amphritea atlantica and includes:
- the thiI gene encoding tRNA 4-thiouridine(8) synthase ThiI — encoded protein: MKFIVKLFPEITIKSKPVRKRFIQRLQSNLQVTLKRIDNDIKVRGLWDRVEVELPSAEAELRERAIELMQCTPGIQHILEVDQYPLGSFDEVFQITKAVYGEQIKGKTFVVRIKRGGKHEFKSTDLERYIGGGLLEHCETRGVDLHNPEVTVKLEIRDQHLFLISHQHKGLGGYPLGTQEDVISLISGGFDSVVASYMTMRRGSKTHFLFFNLGGRAHEIGVKQIALYLWQRYGSAARVKFISVPFDEVVGEILQNVHHTHMGVILKRMMMRAAEKVADRMKLPAFVTGESIAQVSSQTLINLQVIDSVTSKLVVRPLITMDKQDIIDITKEIGAYDFAKNIPEYCGVISDRPTTNAKLDRIEEEEANFDYAVLEEALENTQVISIDKIVEDINIHTTIEALTRVAENQMIIDIRHSREQERKPLNMPKAEVLAIPFFDLETKFQDLDQTKEYLLYCDKGVMSQMHAQNLQDKGYTNVKVYRPEA